The Commensalibacter nepenthis genome has a window encoding:
- a CDS encoding PPK2 family polyphosphate kinase produces MVDKSAREILRSKYKVEHGKKFKLSDYDPADTAGLSLTKKEAKKALKKRVKRLCELQELLYANDNRTLIVALQGMDTSGKDGTIKHVTSGVNPQGIFVASFKQPGPVELAHDYLWRIHVAVPPKGKIGIFNRSHYEEVLVTKIHSEVLEKQRLPEEVMKDKNFWKYRYEDICNFEAYLHRQGYGFVKIFLNISKEEQRLRLLSRLDRTDKQWKFSPSDPKERKFWEQYQDAYQEAIEMTATSEAPWFIVPADNKWFARLVVVELMIAELEKFEMVAPKPNPEILTSLNLLKVELGGDPDHKALMKEKKARKIAKLKEIEKKIKEEKQNIKNQ; encoded by the coding sequence ATGGTTGATAAATCCGCTCGTGAAATTCTAAGATCAAAATATAAAGTTGAACATGGTAAGAAATTTAAACTTTCTGATTATGATCCTGCTGATACGGCAGGACTTTCTTTAACTAAAAAAGAAGCTAAAAAAGCTCTGAAAAAACGGGTGAAACGTTTATGTGAGTTGCAAGAATTATTATATGCTAATGATAATCGTACTTTGATTGTAGCTTTACAAGGAATGGATACATCAGGCAAAGATGGCACCATTAAACATGTAACGTCAGGGGTCAATCCACAAGGTATCTTTGTGGCTTCTTTTAAACAGCCTGGTCCTGTTGAGCTGGCACATGATTATTTATGGCGTATTCATGTTGCCGTGCCACCAAAAGGGAAAATCGGAATATTTAATCGTAGTCATTATGAGGAAGTATTAGTGACCAAAATTCATTCAGAAGTTTTGGAAAAACAAAGACTTCCTGAAGAAGTGATGAAAGATAAAAATTTTTGGAAATACCGTTATGAAGATATTTGCAATTTTGAAGCCTATTTGCACAGACAAGGTTACGGGTTTGTTAAGATATTTTTGAATATCTCTAAGGAAGAGCAACGTTTACGTCTTTTGTCTCGTTTGGATCGTACGGATAAACAATGGAAATTTTCGCCAAGTGATCCAAAAGAAAGAAAATTCTGGGAACAATATCAAGATGCTTATCAAGAAGCCATTGAAATGACAGCAACTTCAGAAGCACCTTGGTTTATCGTTCCTGCAGACAATAAATGGTTTGCACGTCTTGTTGTGGTTGAATTGATGATAGCTGAGTTAGAAAAATTTGAAATGGTTGCGCCTAAGCCCAACCCTGAAATTCTAACATCCTTGAATTTACTTAAGGTAGAGTTGGGTGGGGATCCAGATCATAAAGCATTAATGAAAGAGAAAAAAGCAAGGAAAATTGCAAAGTTAAAAGAAATTGAAAAAAAGATTAAAGAAGAAAAGCAAAACATTAAAAACCAATAA
- a CDS encoding SDR family NAD(P)-dependent oxidoreductase yields the protein MAEQKIALVTGASAGFGRAITRRLAHDGYKVIATARRQDKLEQLAQELSGNVYPVVMDMADSKEIEKTLQNLPAEWQEIDVLVNNAGLALGVDPIPNISLSDWDQMIQTNVIGLIHLTQLTISGMLKREKGHVLSLGSIAGTYPYPGGNVYGATKAFIAQFMLNLKTDLLGTSIRVTNIEPGLCGGTEFSEVRLQDPQKAKAVYDGTTPLTAEDIAETVSWIVGLPSHVNINRIEMMPVCQAPAGVAVARKIN from the coding sequence ATGGCAGAACAAAAAATTGCTTTGGTGACGGGGGCTTCTGCTGGATTTGGTAGGGCAATTACCCGTCGGTTGGCGCATGATGGATATAAAGTGATTGCCACAGCACGTCGTCAAGATAAATTAGAACAGTTGGCTCAAGAATTGTCGGGAAATGTGTATCCTGTGGTTATGGATATGGCTGACTCTAAAGAGATCGAAAAGACCCTACAAAATTTACCTGCTGAATGGCAAGAAATTGATGTATTGGTTAATAATGCAGGACTGGCTTTGGGAGTTGATCCTATTCCTAATATTTCCTTGTCAGATTGGGATCAAATGATTCAAACAAATGTGATTGGGCTTATTCATTTGACACAGCTTACAATCAGTGGGATGCTGAAAAGAGAGAAGGGACATGTTCTTTCACTTGGTAGTATAGCAGGGACGTATCCTTATCCTGGAGGGAATGTTTATGGTGCAACAAAAGCATTTATTGCTCAATTTATGTTAAATTTAAAAACAGATTTATTGGGTACTTCGATCAGAGTGACAAATATTGAACCTGGTCTTTGTGGTGGGACTGAATTTAGTGAAGTTAGGTTGCAAGATCCTCAAAAAGCCAAAGCGGTTTACGATGGAACAACCCCCTTGACTGCAGAGGATATTGCTGAGACAGTCAGTTGGATTGTTGGATTACCATCTCATGTAAATATAAATAGGATTGAAATGATGCCTGTATGTCAGGCACCTGCAGGCGTTGCCGTAGCAAGAAAAATTAATTAA
- a CDS encoding YqgE/AlgH family protein: MHFSDLSNGLAGQLLIASPFITAPPFAQTVIFLCAYSPQEGAMGIIVNRHLTKPTPEELLQQLGIAPIPPDAAFSVSAGGPVENAHGLVLHSTDWETNGCIPVTDKVLLNASLDVLRDLSIGKGPKYSLLALGHASWAPGQLEEELKNSIWHIAPCHEEMLFSPHYTQKWRNALHSISIDPGKLSYFIGKS, from the coding sequence TTGCATTTCTCTGATCTATCCAACGGTCTTGCGGGTCAATTGTTAATCGCCAGCCCTTTCATTACCGCACCGCCTTTTGCACAAACGGTTATTTTTCTTTGTGCGTACTCTCCACAAGAGGGAGCAATGGGGATTATTGTCAACCGTCATCTTACAAAACCCACTCCCGAAGAGTTGTTACAACAACTCGGCATTGCCCCCATTCCTCCAGACGCTGCATTCTCTGTCAGCGCTGGTGGGCCCGTTGAAAATGCACATGGGTTGGTATTACACTCTACGGACTGGGAAACCAACGGATGTATTCCCGTGACGGACAAGGTTTTGTTAAATGCAAGTCTTGATGTCTTACGAGACCTTTCAATTGGAAAAGGTCCTAAATATTCTTTATTAGCATTAGGACATGCCAGCTGGGCGCCTGGCCAATTAGAAGAAGAATTAAAGAATAGTATTTGGCACATCGCGCCTTGCCATGAAGAAATGTTATTCAGTCCTCATTATACGCAAAAATGGCGTAACGCATTACATTCTATTTCAATTGACCCTGGCAAATTATCTTATTTTATAGGAAAATCCTAA
- a CDS encoding GNAT family N-acetyltransferase, giving the protein MIIEHVAITQVHVLQSIAQKSFFDTFYMVNSKEDMDDYLQNNLSVERLSSELNNPFSQFYMVKIEEEYVGYIKLNFGMAQNEFKEDHAIEIERLYILHEYHGQKIGQALFSHAMSIAASKKVDYVWLGVWEHNHKAIAFYQKNGFVAFSKHPFILGQDEQVDILMKKKIKNQNG; this is encoded by the coding sequence ATGATAATCGAACACGTAGCCATTACACAAGTGCATGTTTTGCAATCTATTGCTCAAAAAAGTTTCTTTGATACTTTTTATATGGTGAATAGCAAGGAAGATATGGATGATTACTTGCAAAATAATTTATCAGTAGAACGGTTGAGTTCAGAGCTAAATAATCCTTTTTCACAATTTTATATGGTCAAGATAGAAGAGGAGTATGTGGGATATATCAAATTAAATTTTGGTATGGCTCAAAATGAGTTTAAAGAAGATCATGCAATAGAAATAGAGCGGTTATATATCCTGCACGAATATCATGGGCAAAAGATAGGGCAGGCGTTATTTTCACATGCAATGTCGATTGCAGCATCAAAAAAGGTGGATTATGTGTGGCTTGGTGTTTGGGAACATAATCATAAAGCGATTGCATTTTATCAAAAAAACGGTTTTGTTGCTTTCAGTAAGCATCCGTTTATACTAGGGCAAGATGAGCAAGTTGATATTTTAATGAAAAAGAAAATAAAAAATCAAAATGGTTAA
- a CDS encoding CgeB family protein yields the protein MSGKVLVCSGGRYESQANAQIREAIMSGWESVFGKGNVISTNIAGASAAIDYIKPKIVFSIGSYLPESTYFGEVCQKAKAVGAITIFWATEDPYEQDANYRVVDDFDVIFSCDRWGTNFYEHPHAHFLPLAACEKLHYRPLDETLEKNIDVMFCGVAFGSRKDVMRSIKPALADLNIKIVGPGWGEFGIGFSDARIEKAQLIELYQRSKIVLNLGRSLHFENKRFIIMPSNPGPRTFEVAAAGAMQLFHEDNYAIHDFYERDELPVFSTCYDFQQILDKYLNNPELILETARKAQARTLKDHTYSKRIETVLSIVKQDGFLD from the coding sequence ATGAGTGGAAAAGTATTGGTTTGCAGTGGCGGAAGATATGAATCCCAAGCAAATGCGCAAATTCGTGAAGCCATCATGTCTGGTTGGGAAAGTGTCTTTGGTAAAGGAAATGTAATTTCAACAAATATCGCGGGTGCTTCTGCAGCAATTGATTATATCAAACCTAAAATCGTATTCTCTATTGGTTCTTATTTACCAGAAAGCACTTATTTTGGTGAAGTTTGTCAAAAAGCCAAAGCTGTTGGTGCAATAACGATTTTCTGGGCAACAGAAGATCCTTATGAACAAGATGCCAATTATCGTGTTGTTGATGATTTTGATGTGATTTTCTCGTGTGATCGTTGGGGGACTAATTTTTACGAGCATCCACATGCACATTTCTTGCCTTTAGCTGCATGTGAGAAATTACATTACCGACCTCTCGATGAAACGCTTGAAAAAAACATTGATGTGATGTTCTGTGGCGTTGCATTCGGTAGCCGTAAAGATGTAATGCGCAGTATTAAACCTGCTTTAGCTGATTTGAATATTAAAATTGTTGGTCCAGGTTGGGGTGAGTTCGGAATTGGGTTTTCAGATGCACGTATCGAAAAAGCTCAGTTGATTGAATTATATCAACGTTCTAAAATTGTATTAAATTTGGGTCGTAGTTTGCATTTTGAAAATAAACGCTTTATTATTATGCCTTCTAATCCTGGTCCCAGAACGTTTGAGGTTGCTGCTGCGGGTGCAATGCAGTTATTTCATGAAGACAATTATGCAATTCATGATTTTTATGAACGTGATGAGTTACCAGTGTTTTCAACCTGTTATGATTTCCAACAAATATTGGATAAATACTTAAATAATCCAGAATTAATCCTTGAAACAGCTAGAAAAGCACAAGCCAGAACTTTAAAAGACCATACCTATTCTAAACGCATTGAAACGGTATTATCGATTGTAAAACAGGATGGTTTTTTAGATTAA
- a CDS encoding glycosyltransferase: MVKKDILAPKWEKFDNEWYRKRYASILPIIEDIYAGDVYLYYQEKGRKVGHSPNPYFDEKWYLNTYPTIAEAVQSNQFLSGFDHYCREGYKDHSPHWLFTEEYYQQQYNELTNHFAGYKNGYDHYLNEGDQKLYSGSLFFNPHLYSLQQDNYEPISSTGGVYQFFLKNMTDNAGEIRLSWFFDEKWYLNTYPEVQNSIKCFEFSCGLHHYLSNSTPFNYSPLADFSETFYCEHYSDVAASVGVGQPLRNGYMHFILYGCQEKRKPNETLDLEQFGLQEEVINAVSSHMFHNIFEYWVAKEDHVLFDRYCNELKVNITDFRDAQSPAIKEEINIVPENNLQATPESVAQRNVSEEVTHVQGNDSVQKVVEEPTINEDEDFPVLTVEEDQSLFTVEPQKEDIKFAEYQKTSDTEKKEQSPPFLSVTDSKKEPRPIATSNVGKAFWKDFDEEWYVRKYSNVTSEMKALEVDNVEEYYHSFGCYKGHSPNPYFDEQWYLKNYPEVQNQIEQQQYISGFEHYCHLGYQTYSPHWLFSEAYYRQKLTHLTDETLARNGFANGYDHYLRAGDKEGISGSVFFDPAFFVGHYNFPIQSGLGAYSHYLKYIDTISGLTRTSWYFDPDWYMQQYPDVQVSIDDGCFINPLHHYLTNDDPENYSPLLWFDEKFYNNEYSDLFKELGSEENYRNGYAHFIDRGIDLLLQPSLPINLDLYSFKKEVKRDINNGVYPNVYVHWLASHADIYNVADLQEDDAENYMHISDILVDEKSYQGAIWAQFDEKWYLMVYPDVPQKMEICGIDNVQEYYEQIGGFLGHSPNPYFDEQWYLYEYGFVKKDIKRGKFKAGFDHYCRIGHKKCQPHWLFSSDYYLYHNPEFSYEINASSEYVNAYDHYLKKGDALRKTGSLYFDPLVYERHCYEAGDVEKTFFPFRNYLLNMSKADLRATVSLYFDSRWYLDRYPEVLVEIKAGKYTSALQHYFMNPTPTLFEPLPWFSEQFYVEEYPDLAGVISTSKRSKFRNGYEHFLLHGSLECRNPHPDVNLRKYYLSGSVRDDIENGFYRDAFGHWVFDKRLEAWIDHLPEDSHYRLSNKTVQSREYFRKKAHFMLPTVAHQKLDFSYEGKPDISVIMLVKNNLAVTLTALASLRANYKGKIQLLIGDNNSTDDTRFIQNCLIGAHLTKFAYNFGYGRACNYLIEQVKAPITVFLNNDIYLYPGAIDILCKHLVSKNNIAAVGGKIIHPDGNLQEAGSIIWRDGTTIGYLRGDDPSIPEANFVRDVDYCSTAMMAIKTSILLQLEGFSPIYYPAYFEDTDLCVRILKAGYRVVYHPDAVVEHMEYASSDPIVSSGLTRRNHQKFVKAHADFLCFQHPRHSDNVVIARERIGNSKRILFIEDRVPLRSLGSGYVRSNDIIRQMANLGYSVTVYPINNQYPHLFQIYSDLPETVEVLYDKTIDDISEFFFKRAGYYDAIWIGRTHNLQRILPMMGEANRYIPHDCLILDTEVIATPRTLLRQDVLGLNKGEEDTLEVGLERELSCARHCQIMVTVNKIDANYAKATGFDQVSVLGHMVNVRPTPKKWEDRAGLLFVGALHDSLSPNFDSLEWFLSEIFPIVIKKMGHDFTFTIAGYVHPSVDMSVFAKYPQVKLLGAVENLTYLYNDHRVCIAPTRFAGGIPYKLHEAASFGIPIVATELLVGQLGWTDDTDILAASIYNPEFFASQIVRLYQEEKLWNTLRHNALSRIDKECNEQQFRDNLQQILTQVISHQ, encoded by the coding sequence ATGGTAAAAAAAGATATTTTGGCTCCAAAATGGGAAAAATTTGACAATGAGTGGTATCGTAAACGTTATGCTTCCATTCTCCCTATAATTGAGGATATTTATGCTGGAGATGTTTACTTATACTATCAAGAAAAAGGAAGAAAAGTAGGGCATTCACCCAATCCATATTTTGATGAAAAATGGTATTTAAATACATATCCTACTATTGCCGAAGCTGTTCAATCAAATCAATTTCTGTCTGGTTTTGATCATTATTGTCGTGAGGGATATAAGGATCATTCACCTCACTGGTTGTTTACAGAAGAATATTATCAACAACAATATAATGAATTGACCAATCATTTTGCTGGTTATAAAAATGGTTATGATCACTATTTAAATGAAGGCGATCAAAAGTTATATTCTGGAAGCCTTTTCTTTAATCCTCATCTTTATTCGTTGCAGCAAGATAATTATGAGCCAATATCCTCAACTGGTGGGGTTTATCAGTTTTTTTTGAAAAACATGACTGATAATGCTGGCGAAATAAGGCTTTCTTGGTTCTTTGATGAAAAATGGTATTTAAATACATATCCAGAGGTTCAAAATTCGATTAAATGTTTTGAATTCTCTTGCGGATTACATCATTATTTATCAAACTCAACACCTTTTAATTATTCCCCTTTGGCTGACTTTTCGGAAACATTTTATTGTGAACATTATAGCGATGTTGCTGCCTCTGTTGGTGTTGGTCAACCTCTAAGAAATGGATATATGCATTTTATTTTGTATGGTTGTCAAGAAAAGCGAAAGCCAAATGAGACTTTGGATTTAGAGCAGTTTGGATTACAAGAGGAAGTCATCAACGCTGTATCGTCTCATATGTTTCATAATATTTTTGAATATTGGGTTGCAAAAGAAGATCACGTACTATTTGATCGTTATTGTAATGAACTAAAGGTAAATATTACCGATTTTAGAGACGCTCAATCACCTGCAATAAAAGAAGAAATCAATATTGTTCCTGAAAATAATCTTCAGGCGACACCAGAATCAGTTGCACAGAGAAATGTATCTGAAGAAGTAACGCATGTTCAAGGTAACGATTCTGTTCAAAAAGTAGTAGAGGAACCAACCATTAATGAGGATGAAGATTTTCCAGTTCTGACGGTAGAGGAAGATCAATCCCTATTTACAGTGGAACCTCAGAAAGAAGATATTAAATTTGCGGAATATCAAAAAACCTCTGACACTGAGAAAAAAGAGCAATCCCCCCCTTTTTTATCTGTGACGGATTCTAAAAAAGAGCCTCGTCCCATTGCTACGTCGAATGTTGGTAAGGCTTTTTGGAAAGATTTTGATGAGGAATGGTATGTTCGCAAATATAGTAATGTCACATCCGAGATGAAAGCCTTGGAGGTTGATAATGTTGAAGAATATTATCACTCTTTTGGATGTTACAAAGGGCATTCTCCTAATCCATATTTTGATGAACAATGGTATCTTAAAAATTATCCAGAAGTTCAAAACCAAATCGAACAGCAACAATATATTTCTGGTTTTGAACATTATTGTCATTTGGGATATCAAACATATTCACCGCATTGGTTATTTTCCGAGGCGTATTATCGCCAAAAATTGACACATTTGACAGATGAAACCCTGGCAAGAAATGGTTTTGCAAATGGCTACGATCATTATTTGCGTGCGGGCGATAAAGAGGGAATTAGTGGAAGTGTATTTTTTGACCCTGCTTTTTTCGTGGGTCATTACAATTTTCCAATACAATCGGGATTGGGTGCTTATTCCCACTATTTAAAGTATATCGATACGATCAGCGGTTTAACCAGAACATCTTGGTATTTTGATCCAGATTGGTATATGCAACAATATCCTGATGTACAGGTATCAATTGACGATGGTTGTTTTATTAACCCATTACATCATTATTTAACGAATGATGATCCAGAAAATTATTCACCTTTGCTTTGGTTTGATGAAAAATTTTACAATAATGAGTATTCTGACTTATTTAAAGAATTAGGATCAGAAGAAAATTACAGAAATGGGTATGCACATTTTATCGATAGAGGGATTGATTTATTATTACAGCCTTCGTTACCGATTAATTTAGACCTATATTCTTTTAAAAAAGAGGTCAAACGAGATATCAATAATGGCGTGTATCCGAATGTTTATGTTCATTGGCTAGCCAGTCATGCAGATATTTATAATGTCGCAGACTTGCAAGAGGATGATGCCGAAAATTATATGCATATCAGCGACATTCTCGTAGATGAAAAATCATATCAAGGTGCCATATGGGCACAATTTGATGAGAAGTGGTATTTGATGGTTTACCCTGATGTGCCACAAAAGATGGAGATTTGTGGCATTGATAATGTTCAAGAATATTACGAACAAATTGGTGGTTTTTTGGGGCACTCGCCTAATCCATATTTTGACGAACAATGGTATCTTTATGAATATGGGTTTGTAAAAAAAGATATTAAAAGAGGAAAGTTTAAAGCTGGTTTCGATCATTATTGTCGTATAGGGCATAAAAAATGCCAACCGCACTGGTTGTTTTCCTCTGATTATTACTTGTATCATAATCCCGAGTTTTCTTATGAAATTAATGCGTCTTCTGAGTATGTAAATGCTTATGACCATTATTTAAAAAAGGGGGATGCGTTACGTAAAACAGGATCACTCTATTTTGATCCGTTAGTTTATGAGCGTCATTGTTACGAAGCGGGTGATGTGGAAAAAACTTTTTTCCCATTTCGTAATTACTTGCTAAATATGAGTAAAGCTGATCTTAGGGCAACGGTTTCGTTGTATTTTGATTCAAGATGGTATTTAGATCGATATCCCGAAGTTCTAGTTGAAATAAAGGCGGGGAAATATACGAGTGCTTTACAGCATTATTTTATGAATCCAACACCAACTTTATTTGAACCTTTACCATGGTTTTCTGAGCAATTTTATGTAGAAGAATATCCTGATTTAGCAGGTGTAATTTCAACAAGCAAACGCAGTAAATTCCGTAACGGTTATGAACATTTTCTGTTACATGGCTCGTTGGAATGCAGGAATCCTCATCCAGATGTCAATCTAAGAAAATATTATCTGTCTGGCTCTGTGCGTGATGATATTGAAAATGGGTTTTACAGGGATGCTTTTGGGCATTGGGTCTTTGATAAACGTCTAGAAGCATGGATCGATCATCTTCCAGAAGATTCTCATTATCGGTTAAGCAATAAAACTGTTCAGTCTAGGGAATATTTTCGGAAAAAAGCACATTTTATGTTGCCTACGGTAGCGCATCAAAAGTTGGACTTTTCTTATGAGGGAAAACCTGACATCAGTGTCATTATGTTGGTTAAAAATAATCTGGCTGTGACATTGACCGCGTTGGCTTCTTTGCGTGCGAATTATAAGGGCAAGATTCAGCTGCTTATTGGCGACAATAATTCAACAGATGATACGCGTTTTATACAAAATTGTTTGATAGGTGCTCATTTAACCAAATTTGCCTATAATTTTGGTTATGGTAGAGCCTGTAATTACTTGATTGAGCAAGTCAAAGCACCGATTACAGTTTTCTTGAATAATGATATTTACTTATATCCTGGTGCGATTGATATTTTATGTAAGCACTTGGTTTCGAAAAATAATATCGCAGCTGTTGGGGGGAAAATTATTCATCCTGATGGTAATTTACAAGAAGCGGGCTCTATTATCTGGCGAGATGGGACAACAATTGGCTATTTACGGGGGGATGATCCGTCAATTCCTGAGGCGAATTTTGTTCGTGATGTCGACTATTGCTCTACTGCGATGATGGCGATTAAGACGTCTATATTGTTACAATTAGAAGGGTTTTCGCCTATTTATTATCCAGCATATTTCGAGGATACTGATTTATGTGTAAGGATACTTAAAGCAGGATACCGTGTTGTTTATCATCCTGATGCTGTTGTGGAACATATGGAATATGCTTCCAGTGATCCTATTGTATCAAGTGGTTTGACACGTCGTAACCATCAGAAATTTGTAAAAGCTCATGCTGATTTTTTATGTTTTCAACATCCAAGGCATTCTGATAACGTTGTTATTGCTCGTGAACGGATAGGGAACAGCAAGCGTATTCTATTTATAGAGGATAGAGTTCCCCTGCGCAGTTTAGGTTCAGGATATGTGCGCTCAAATGACATTATTCGCCAAATGGCAAATTTGGGGTACAGTGTAACGGTGTATCCAATTAACAATCAATATCCTCATTTGTTCCAAATCTATTCTGATTTACCTGAAACAGTTGAAGTGCTTTATGATAAAACGATTGATGATATATCTGAATTCTTTTTCAAACGTGCTGGCTATTATGACGCCATTTGGATTGGGCGCACCCATAATTTACAGCGTATTTTGCCAATGATGGGCGAGGCCAATCGTTATATTCCTCATGATTGTTTGATTTTAGATACCGAAGTTATCGCAACACCAAGAACATTACTGCGTCAAGATGTCTTGGGTCTTAACAAGGGTGAAGAGGATACATTAGAGGTTGGTTTGGAACGTGAACTTTCTTGTGCAAGACATTGTCAGATAATGGTCACGGTGAATAAAATTGATGCCAATTATGCAAAGGCAACGGGCTTTGATCAAGTGTCAGTTTTAGGGCATATGGTAAATGTCCGACCAACTCCAAAAAAATGGGAAGACCGAGCTGGGTTATTGTTTGTGGGTGCTTTGCATGATTCTCTATCGCCGAATTTTGATAGTTTGGAATGGTTCTTGAGTGAAATTTTCCCCATTGTTATAAAAAAAATGGGTCACGACTTTACTTTCACCATTGCTGGATATGTGCATCCATCAGTTGATATGTCGGTATTTGCAAAATATCCTCAGGTTAAATTATTAGGCGCTGTAGAGAATTTAACTTATTTATACAATGACCATCGTGTTTGTATCGCGCCAACACGTTTTGCTGGTGGGATACCCTATAAGTTACATGAGGCAGCATCTTTTGGTATTCCAATTGTGGCAACTGAATTATTGGTTGGTCAATTGGGTTGGACAGACGATACAGATATTTTGGCAGCATCAATCTACAATCCAGAATTTTTTGCATCACAAATTGTTCGGCTTTATCAAGAGGAAAAATTATGGAATACACTGCGTCATAATGCATTGTCACGTATTGATAAAGAATGTAATGAACAGCAATTTAGAGACAATCTTCAACAAATTTTAACACAAGTAATTTCTCACCAATAG